The following are encoded together in the Gordonia insulae genome:
- a CDS encoding alpha-E domain-containing protein produces the protein MMLARNAESLYWIGRYVERADDMARILDVAIHQLLEDATVDVDRQARLVIQVLGLEAPDPDELMDVWSLTERVAYEKDSVGSIVDLIRSARENARGAREVTSSEMWECLNTTYNGLGDAERRARRLGPHEFLSYVKNRAAMFAGLADATLSHDDGYRYLLLGRSVERVDMTIRMLLSRAGDRVSSPAWVSVLVSAGAHDTFLRTYRGVLDAENIVEFMLVDRLFPRSVFHALRVAEQNMGDLEKRTSRVGAQGEALLLLGRARSSLEFLEPGRLLDDLQDRLLELQDTCREVNEAVTAQYFHVSPYVSWADARVDTEDHVIEESEL, from the coding sequence ATGATGCTGGCCCGCAACGCCGAATCGCTCTATTGGATCGGCCGCTATGTCGAGCGTGCCGATGACATGGCCCGCATCCTCGACGTCGCGATCCATCAGCTGCTCGAGGACGCCACCGTGGATGTCGACCGGCAGGCGCGCCTGGTGATCCAGGTGCTGGGTCTCGAGGCGCCGGATCCGGACGAACTCATGGACGTCTGGTCGCTGACCGAACGCGTTGCCTACGAGAAGGATTCGGTCGGATCCATCGTCGACCTCATCCGATCGGCACGCGAGAACGCGCGCGGGGCACGCGAGGTCACGTCGAGCGAGATGTGGGAGTGCCTCAACACCACCTACAACGGGCTCGGCGACGCAGAGCGGCGCGCCCGACGTCTCGGACCGCACGAGTTCCTGTCCTACGTGAAGAACCGGGCCGCCATGTTCGCGGGCCTCGCGGACGCGACCCTCAGCCACGACGACGGCTACCGGTACCTGCTTCTCGGGCGGTCGGTGGAACGCGTCGACATGACGATCAGGATGCTGCTGTCGCGGGCCGGCGACCGGGTGAGTTCACCCGCGTGGGTCAGCGTCCTGGTGTCGGCGGGAGCCCACGACACCTTCCTGCGGACCTATCGCGGGGTGCTCGACGCCGAGAACATCGTGGAGTTCATGCTGGTCGACCGGTTGTTCCCCCGCTCGGTGTTCCATGCGCTCCGGGTCGCCGAGCAGAACATGGGTGACCTGGAGAAGCGCACCAGCCGGGTCGGTGCGCAAGGCGAGGCGCTGTTGCTCCTCGGACGGGCGCGCAGCTCGCTCGAGTTCCTCGAACCGGGCAGGCTGCTCGACGACCTACAGGACCGGCTGCTCGAGTTGCAGGACACGTGCCGCGAGGTCAACGAGGCCGTGACCGCCCAGTACTTCCACGTATCGCCCTATGTG